In Ovis aries strain OAR_USU_Benz2616 breed Rambouillet chromosome 13, ARS-UI_Ramb_v3.0, whole genome shotgun sequence, the following are encoded in one genomic region:
- the LOC114117552 gene encoding uncharacterized protein LOC114117552: protein MAPESFKLPRDEMRKNRRTRFRGDPCQDRTGSDPREAQAAGSLGKGVALSLGPHPNPDCQRSAPHATGFTVVRGEGIRCQDALPLSHPVPDKEVRTHLAGAPSPGTAGAHPDGGPGAERPRHPLARLLARTSRTIPGSPAARALLRALCRALPAGRSLPRTPGCALCAAPPRVLVRAPTGVLAVSLPKLTGRVPGTFKGTSPLAGAARQPPPAGGRWCRCQV, encoded by the coding sequence ATGGCGCCAGAGTCTTTCAAACTTCCAAGGGACGAGATGCGAAAGAACCGAAGAACGCGCTTTAGAGGAGATCCCTGCCAGGACCGCACCGGCAGCGACCCGCGGGAAGCGCAAGCCGCTGGCTCACTAGGAAAGGGGGTCGCCCTTTCCCTTGGGCCCCACCCGAACCCCGACTGCCAGCGATCGGCTCCACACGCCACCGGGTTCACTGTCGTGAGGGGCGAAGGGATCCGCTGCCAGGACGCCCTCCCGCTCTCCCACCCTGTCCCGGATAAAGAAGTCCGCACTCACCTGGCAGGAGCGCCCTCCCCGGGGACCGCAGGAGCCCACCCTGACGGCGGACCGGGAGCCGAGCGCCCGCGCCACCCGCTCGCCCGTCTGCTCGCGCGCACCTCGCGGACCATCCCGGGCAGCCCCGCCGCGCGCGCGCTCTTGCGCGCCCTCTGCCGCGCGCTCCCGGCGGGGCGCTCGCTTCCGCGCACACCGGGCTGCGCCCTCTGCGCCGCGCCGCCACGCGTGCTCGTACGCGCTCCCACCGGGGTCTTGGCTGTCTCGCTCCCCAAACTCACAGGGCGCGTGCCCGGGACATTTAAAGGGACCAGTCCCCTCGCCGGTGCTGCCAGGCAGCCGCCTCCCGCAGGGGGTCGTTGGTGTCGGTGCCAGGTTTGA